A single genomic interval of Rosistilla ulvae harbors:
- a CDS encoding CoA-binding protein yields MNEDSLKSFLAAKTFAVAGASPKREKYGNKVFRALLESGREVFPLNPAADEIEGQPAFATIADLPEVPDAVSIITPPQVTRRIIDDAIAAGVKHVWMQPGAEDEQASQAAREAGLNVIDDGSCILVLLARMA; encoded by the coding sequence ATGAACGAAGACTCGCTGAAAAGCTTTTTGGCCGCCAAGACGTTTGCGGTCGCCGGTGCGTCCCCCAAGCGTGAGAAATACGGAAACAAGGTCTTCCGTGCACTCTTGGAAAGCGGACGAGAGGTCTTCCCGTTGAACCCGGCTGCCGATGAGATCGAAGGGCAACCGGCGTTTGCCACGATCGCGGATCTGCCCGAGGTCCCCGATGCGGTTTCGATCATCACGCCTCCTCAGGTGACGCGGCGGATCATCGACGATGCGATCGCAGCGGGTGTGAAACATGTTTGGATGCAGCCCGGAGCCGAAGACGAACAAGCTAGCCAAGCGGCTCGCGAAGCGGGGCTGAACGTGATCGATGACGGCAGCTGTATCTTGGTTCTGCTTGCGCGAATGGCCTGA
- a CDS encoding DUF1559 domain-containing protein — translation MITQRRGETRLGFTLVELLVVIAIIGILVGLLLPAVQAAREAARRMQCSNNLKQLGLAAHNYHDTYQCLPSGMINHYTSADHANLAWGALILPFIEQQSLHDRLGVSQQPLAVALEDPTIVELTRQPLSAFLCPSVPAPEISDRDVDKISGGNIYMNVSTYVGNGGSWRLYSTKAAAASAGRNVGCVNGVFSANSRTKFRDILDGTSSTLMFGERIWKLPQVSTALVVNGTTHPHAALVFGGAQSASNTYYGMADVLAVGETVINGTGYPRNSFSSQHPGTMLATLCDGSVRGISHTIEHLPSTSAIDSTFEELLDIADGRPVGEF, via the coding sequence ATGATCACGCAACGTCGCGGCGAAACGCGGTTGGGATTTACGTTGGTCGAACTTCTGGTGGTGATCGCGATCATCGGAATTCTCGTCGGATTATTGTTGCCCGCGGTCCAGGCCGCTCGCGAAGCAGCGCGCCGAATGCAATGCTCCAACAATTTGAAACAGTTGGGTCTTGCAGCTCACAACTACCACGACACCTATCAATGCCTCCCCTCGGGCATGATCAACCACTACACATCGGCCGACCACGCGAACCTTGCCTGGGGAGCGTTGATCTTGCCATTTATCGAACAACAAAGTCTGCATGATCGGCTTGGCGTATCCCAACAACCTCTCGCGGTTGCGTTGGAAGATCCAACGATCGTTGAGTTAACCCGCCAGCCGCTCTCGGCGTTCCTCTGCCCATCGGTTCCCGCTCCCGAAATCTCCGATCGCGATGTCGACAAGATTTCCGGTGGCAACATCTACATGAACGTCAGCACCTATGTCGGCAATGGAGGCTCATGGCGACTCTACAGTACCAAAGCTGCCGCCGCCTCTGCGGGTCGAAACGTCGGTTGTGTCAACGGAGTGTTTTCGGCAAACAGCCGAACAAAGTTCCGCGATATTCTCGACGGCACCTCCAGCACCCTGATGTTCGGTGAACGGATCTGGAAGCTGCCGCAAGTGTCGACAGCACTGGTTGTCAATGGCACGACGCATCCGCACGCAGCGTTGGTCTTTGGTGGAGCCCAATCCGCATCCAACACGTATTACGGAATGGCAGACGTCTTGGCCGTTGGCGAAACCGTGATCAATGGAACCGGCTATCCTCGCAACAGCTTCTCGAGCCAACATCCAGGCACGATGCTGGCAACTCTGTGCGACGGTTCGGTCCGCGGCATTTCGCATACGATCGAACACCTGCCTTCGACGTCGGCAATCGACAGCACCTTCGAGGAACTATTGGACATCGCAGACGGTCGACCCGTTGGCGAATTCTAA
- a CDS encoding AraC family transcriptional regulator, with protein MSDQPFASARRRVALLVHTSTAWCREILAGVAEEASHTGGWDCWIEQRGALENLVLPESWQGEGTICRLNNEELYRQIERRGLPAVNTSWLAEHSTTVCNVVSDETATGRVAAEYFIARGWKNFAYIGKPQSMPYLDRCCPTYVETIQRAGFTTHQRSIQSGSGAVLNQAEMRDIIDWLIEIPKPIATLVWTTTMGYELTKLCHQIGLRVPEDLAILAIELEPLVSALAPVPIAYIDQAPRRIGIEAAKLLNRLMDGNPPPSEPTLVSPRGIAERMSVNAMLVEDDLIQAALAFIRELVNQPITANDVAAATKVPRKTLERQFTTQVGKSVTAVIRQTKLEYAQHLLRETRLATQEIAERTGFHHVETFFRFFKREVGLTPNEYRHG; from the coding sequence ATGTCCGATCAACCGTTTGCATCTGCACGGCGTCGCGTTGCCTTGCTGGTTCACACGTCGACGGCGTGGTGCCGCGAGATCCTCGCGGGGGTCGCAGAGGAAGCGTCGCACACCGGAGGCTGGGACTGCTGGATCGAACAGCGCGGCGCGTTGGAGAATCTCGTGTTGCCAGAATCGTGGCAGGGAGAGGGGACGATCTGCCGATTGAATAACGAAGAGCTCTATCGACAGATCGAACGACGAGGCTTACCAGCTGTGAATACGTCGTGGCTTGCAGAACATTCCACCACCGTCTGCAATGTGGTTTCCGATGAAACGGCCACCGGTCGGGTCGCTGCCGAATATTTCATCGCTCGTGGTTGGAAAAATTTTGCCTATATCGGCAAGCCTCAATCGATGCCCTATCTCGACCGATGTTGTCCGACATACGTGGAGACGATTCAACGAGCGGGATTCACAACCCATCAGCGATCGATTCAGTCCGGATCCGGGGCCGTGCTGAATCAAGCGGAGATGCGCGACATCATCGATTGGTTGATTGAAATTCCCAAACCGATCGCGACGCTAGTCTGGACAACTACGATGGGATACGAGTTAACCAAACTGTGCCATCAAATTGGGCTTCGTGTTCCAGAAGACCTTGCCATTTTGGCGATCGAATTGGAACCACTTGTTTCGGCGTTGGCGCCAGTCCCAATCGCTTACATCGATCAAGCGCCGCGACGCATTGGCATCGAAGCCGCGAAACTGCTGAACCGATTAATGGATGGCAATCCTCCGCCCAGCGAACCTACGCTTGTCAGCCCTCGCGGAATCGCCGAGCGGATGTCGGTCAATGCGATGCTTGTCGAAGACGATTTGATTCAGGCCGCGTTGGCGTTCATTCGCGAATTGGTCAATCAACCGATCACCGCCAACGATGTCGCTGCGGCAACCAAGGTGCCGCGGAAGACACTGGAACGGCAGTTTACAACTCAAGTCGGAAAATCGGTTACCGCGGTCATCCGACAAACAAAATTGGAGTACGCACAGCACCTGCTTCGCGAAACGCGACTGGCCACGCAAGAGATCGCTGAGCGAACGGGCTTCCATCACGTCGAAACGTTCTTCCGTTTCTTTAAACGCGAAGTGGGGCTGACTCCCAATGAATACCGGCATGGCTAG
- a CDS encoding carboxypeptidase-like regulatory domain-containing protein, with product MQSTSKLNTQLTGVSWSAALCGLLLAAIGCSGEVGPVEAGGQVTMSSSPLANANVVFSPIGGGIAAQGTTDAQGTFELVSADGTHGVMPGEYQVSISTYRRGDPRENIADSAETVPAKYNEQSTMREHVSVDAENQFQFELVP from the coding sequence ATGCAAAGTACTTCTAAACTTAACACTCAGCTTACCGGCGTGTCCTGGTCAGCTGCGCTCTGCGGATTGTTGCTCGCTGCAATCGGTTGCAGCGGAGAGGTCGGTCCCGTGGAAGCGGGAGGACAGGTCACGATGAGTTCGTCCCCGTTGGCAAACGCCAATGTTGTCTTCTCGCCCATTGGTGGTGGAATCGCTGCCCAGGGAACCACCGACGCGCAGGGGACATTTGAGCTTGTTTCGGCCGATGGAACCCACGGGGTAATGCCCGGTGAATACCAGGTATCGATCTCGACCTATCGTCGCGGCGATCCGCGGGAAAACATCGCCGATTCCGCGGAAACAGTCCCAGCGAAGTACAACGAACAGAGCACGATGCGAGAGCATGTCAGCGTCGATGCAGAAAATCAGTTCCAATTCGAATTGGTCCCATAG
- a CDS encoding outer membrane protein assembly factor BamB family protein, whose protein sequence is MSQVRADDWTTYRHDQRRSGVTSEALQVDRLSMVWQWQSPLPPASAWPDAARWDAYSKVEGLRSMRDYDSAFQPVIAAGKLLVGSNADDSLRCFDLSTGEMQWIVTVGGPIRVAPTIVDGLACFGSDDGSVYAVEIETGTIAWKRRLVDTEYFVNDGRLCSFQPVRTGVLYDAAASTLLAGSGLFPWQPSHLFSLKLETGEIVSHQKLGKGWTIEGPMLLGEKHIISPQGRAQPRLFTRADGAPAGELGGGGGTFALLTEQGEVLHGPGNKAGWLTASHAESREKFASFENGISMVVDRETAFLLDPTGVTALDRVRNRPIWKVALRAGEELILAGSTVLVGSDGYVAALSATDGHLLWASAIAGRGRGLAVANGHLVVSTDRGEISVFRDVESEPTGDLDSWIALSGYDQLPISNEPPAATNAAAPQPWPAEYDLLERWTLQNTNLQQETDSPTTIPSLLPGGHDFELPAGSRFIELGEQHALVLEQTIDAQVVKDFREIQPPRDALTATATVRIDTGQPWGGLISIAQDNGSYERGWILGYRDDKFGFAVSAEGGEDKLSWAINSKPFHPGQWYHLVGTYDGNKTCLYVNGELVAEHKNQSGPIAYPEKAAFQLASYRDDDEHYYSQGRLHELAMGKRALDADQVKQLYKLECDQLDDIFQQQFQLPKTQQHQAPIQGEDAFQLDGLQIEFIAPRTAAVQWTTDSDAACRVKILAGSAVAELDAPNAADATPAKHRHRCLIHDVDQREVVRFCIEQQQGAEWLQSANYQCDGHFDYTRPQLRELEIGETYTETLDFLATLPWANPRGIAAVVQDDTDLQTAEALCIGGGLDVVVFVTAPSLIEPLREKWIARQFYGRPISVRLLSDLSQVPNDCINIAWVAGSEENGATTQGDDWRSESFSDLQRVVTPQGFIVGDRRFTKGQPNTGASAPAAIASNDDARGLTAYHKPRAEGAAGWTHMYGLANNTAFAGETLSGASQVEQLEVTWAGRPGPRYQSDRGNRKPSPLAAGGRLYLQGHHRLITLDSHNGTILWAKELSKMVRFNVPRDCSNWCCDAQSIYVATEDVCLKLDGATGKTLAEFTAEQGKARKFDWGFVARHDDLLVGSSVAPNTSFTGYWGGEYWYDAKEGEHAKKVASDILFAIDSETGKRRWRYDDALVVNPTISISAGRIIFTECRSQTLRQQSSRRLDGPELWENLFVVALDLHTGEKLWESPAKPLPGVSAMYGVSTEDQYLLQTSNAGEFAMYSLDLETGGMQWRGKYGWEADHHGKHLSRPAVLGDKIFLRPLTLDRTSGKVLAKEFPAGHQCGTYTCSSNSLFLRAGNLAMWDGESSAATRWDRLRPDCWISTIPAEGMLLSPEGGGGCSCGGWIETSVGFGPRMTP, encoded by the coding sequence GTGTCGCAAGTTCGTGCCGACGACTGGACAACCTACCGCCACGACCAACGCCGCAGCGGCGTGACGAGCGAAGCGTTGCAGGTGGATCGGTTGTCGATGGTTTGGCAGTGGCAGTCGCCGTTGCCTCCGGCATCCGCCTGGCCCGACGCGGCGCGTTGGGACGCCTATTCAAAGGTCGAAGGGCTGCGATCGATGCGCGACTACGATTCCGCGTTTCAACCGGTCATCGCTGCTGGAAAGTTGCTTGTCGGAAGCAACGCCGACGACAGCTTGCGTTGCTTCGATCTATCGACCGGTGAAATGCAGTGGATCGTGACGGTGGGAGGCCCAATTCGCGTCGCACCGACCATTGTCGACGGGCTCGCATGTTTCGGATCCGACGACGGATCCGTCTACGCTGTCGAGATCGAAACCGGAACGATCGCCTGGAAGCGTCGGTTGGTGGATACCGAATATTTTGTCAACGATGGCCGACTATGTTCATTCCAACCGGTTCGGACGGGGGTGCTGTACGACGCTGCGGCGTCGACGTTGCTCGCCGGATCGGGGCTGTTTCCTTGGCAGCCTTCGCATCTGTTTTCGCTAAAACTTGAAACTGGAGAGATCGTATCGCATCAAAAGTTGGGAAAGGGATGGACGATCGAGGGACCAATGCTGTTGGGCGAGAAGCACATAATCTCGCCTCAGGGCCGAGCCCAACCGCGGTTGTTCACTCGCGCCGATGGCGCTCCGGCGGGTGAACTCGGCGGTGGCGGAGGAACGTTTGCGCTGTTGACCGAGCAGGGGGAGGTGTTGCACGGACCGGGCAATAAGGCGGGTTGGTTGACCGCGTCGCACGCCGAATCACGCGAGAAGTTCGCCAGTTTTGAAAATGGGATTTCGATGGTCGTCGATCGCGAAACAGCTTTTCTGCTCGATCCAACCGGAGTCACGGCGCTCGACCGAGTGCGGAATCGTCCAATCTGGAAGGTGGCGTTGCGAGCGGGAGAGGAGTTGATCCTTGCCGGTTCCACCGTGCTGGTCGGAAGCGACGGATATGTGGCGGCTCTTTCTGCAACCGACGGTCACCTGTTGTGGGCAAGCGCGATCGCTGGCCGAGGGCGCGGTCTAGCGGTTGCTAATGGCCACCTGGTGGTGAGCACCGACCGCGGGGAGATCTCCGTTTTTCGAGACGTCGAATCGGAACCGACGGGCGATCTCGATAGCTGGATCGCACTCAGCGGCTACGACCAATTGCCTATTTCCAACGAGCCACCCGCCGCGACAAACGCTGCAGCACCTCAGCCTTGGCCGGCGGAATATGACCTGTTGGAACGCTGGACCTTGCAAAACACCAACCTCCAACAAGAGACAGATTCCCCCACCACGATTCCTTCGCTGCTTCCTGGTGGACATGATTTCGAATTGCCCGCGGGCAGCCGGTTCATCGAATTGGGTGAGCAACATGCACTTGTGTTGGAGCAAACGATCGACGCTCAGGTCGTCAAAGACTTTCGGGAAATTCAGCCTCCACGCGATGCATTGACGGCGACCGCAACGGTCCGTATCGACACGGGACAACCTTGGGGCGGGCTGATCTCCATCGCTCAAGACAACGGTTCTTATGAACGCGGTTGGATTCTCGGTTATCGCGACGACAAGTTTGGCTTTGCCGTCAGCGCCGAAGGGGGCGAAGACAAATTGAGCTGGGCGATCAACAGCAAACCGTTCCATCCGGGCCAATGGTACCACTTGGTAGGAACCTATGATGGCAACAAGACATGTCTGTACGTGAATGGCGAGTTGGTGGCGGAGCACAAAAATCAATCGGGGCCGATTGCTTATCCGGAGAAGGCTGCGTTTCAGTTGGCTTCGTATCGCGACGACGATGAACATTACTACAGCCAAGGCCGGCTGCATGAACTCGCGATGGGGAAGCGCGCCCTCGATGCCGACCAGGTGAAGCAGCTGTATAAGCTCGAATGCGATCAGCTAGACGATATCTTCCAACAACAATTCCAACTGCCGAAGACGCAGCAACACCAAGCGCCAATCCAGGGAGAAGACGCTTTTCAGCTGGACGGTCTCCAAATCGAATTCATCGCCCCGCGAACCGCCGCGGTCCAGTGGACTACCGATTCGGATGCGGCTTGTCGGGTGAAGATTCTCGCCGGTTCGGCGGTTGCTGAGTTGGACGCCCCCAACGCCGCGGACGCGACACCAGCCAAACATCGCCATCGCTGTTTGATCCACGATGTGGACCAACGAGAAGTTGTCCGGTTCTGCATCGAACAGCAGCAGGGAGCCGAGTGGCTGCAGTCGGCGAACTATCAATGCGACGGGCACTTCGACTACACCCGGCCCCAGCTTCGCGAACTCGAGATCGGCGAGACGTATACCGAAACGCTCGACTTCTTGGCGACATTACCGTGGGCGAATCCGCGGGGAATCGCCGCCGTCGTGCAAGACGACACGGACCTGCAAACCGCGGAAGCGTTGTGCATCGGGGGTGGACTGGACGTGGTCGTCTTTGTCACCGCCCCGAGCCTGATCGAACCGCTCCGCGAAAAATGGATCGCCCGCCAGTTCTACGGTCGGCCGATCAGCGTTCGCCTGCTATCGGACTTGAGCCAAGTTCCAAACGACTGCATCAACATCGCTTGGGTGGCCGGAAGCGAAGAAAACGGGGCGACAACGCAAGGGGATGACTGGCGGAGCGAGAGCTTTTCCGATCTGCAACGCGTGGTGACACCGCAAGGGTTCATTGTCGGCGACCGTCGTTTCACGAAGGGGCAGCCCAATACAGGTGCCTCCGCGCCGGCAGCTATCGCTAGCAATGACGACGCTCGGGGACTGACCGCCTATCACAAACCTCGGGCGGAAGGTGCCGCCGGCTGGACGCACATGTATGGTTTGGCAAACAACACCGCGTTTGCTGGCGAGACACTTTCCGGCGCTTCGCAGGTGGAACAACTGGAGGTTACATGGGCAGGGCGTCCCGGGCCGCGATACCAATCCGATCGCGGAAATCGCAAACCATCGCCGCTGGCAGCTGGCGGGCGGCTGTATCTGCAGGGGCACCACCGGCTGATCACGTTGGACTCTCACAACGGAACGATCTTGTGGGCGAAGGAGTTGTCCAAGATGGTGCGTTTTAACGTTCCACGCGACTGTTCCAATTGGTGCTGCGATGCCCAATCGATCTACGTTGCGACGGAGGATGTCTGCCTCAAGCTCGATGGAGCCACCGGAAAAACCTTGGCTGAGTTCACGGCGGAGCAGGGGAAGGCTCGCAAATTCGACTGGGGTTTTGTGGCTCGGCACGATGATCTGCTGGTCGGCAGCAGCGTCGCTCCCAACACCTCGTTCACCGGGTACTGGGGAGGTGAATATTGGTATGACGCCAAAGAGGGCGAACATGCCAAGAAGGTGGCGTCGGACATTTTGTTTGCCATCGACAGCGAAACCGGCAAGCGGCGGTGGCGTTACGACGACGCGTTAGTCGTCAACCCGACGATTTCGATTTCCGCCGGACGGATCATCTTTACCGAATGCCGGTCTCAAACGCTGCGACAACAGAGCAGTCGCCGATTGGATGGGCCAGAGCTTTGGGAGAATCTGTTTGTCGTGGCTCTCGATTTGCATACCGGCGAAAAGCTATGGGAATCGCCCGCCAAACCACTTCCGGGCGTCTCGGCAATGTATGGTGTGTCGACCGAGGATCAGTATCTGTTGCAGACAAGCAACGCCGGCGAGTTTGCGATGTATTCGCTCGATCTGGAAACGGGGGGAATGCAGTGGCGTGGAAAGTATGGCTGGGAGGCCGATCACCACGGAAAACATCTTTCGCGTCCCGCGGTATTGGGAGACAAAATCTTCCTGCGGCCGCTGACACTCGATCGGACCAGCGGCAAGGTGCTCGCGAAGGAGTTTCCTGCGGGGCACCAGTGCGGCACCTATACTTGTTCCAGCAATTCGTTGTTCCTGCGGGCTGGTAATCTCGCGATGTGGGATGGCGAATCGAGCGCCGCGACGCGATGGGATCGTCTGCGCCCCGATTGTTGGATTAGCACGATTCCAGCCGAAGGGATGCTGTTGTCGCCCGAAGGAGGCGGCGGCTGCTCGTGCGGCGGCTGGATCGAAACCTCCGTCGGCTTTGGACCAAGGATGACACCGTGA
- a CDS encoding rhodanese-like domain-containing protein — protein sequence MPLGQLADRLDELPRDKPLIVHCKLGGRSVTAVELLQRSGFENVVSLDGGILAWAQRIDSSMPTY from the coding sequence ATGCCACTTGGCCAGTTGGCCGATCGACTGGATGAACTGCCGCGAGACAAACCGTTAATCGTCCACTGCAAGCTGGGAGGTCGCAGCGTCACCGCCGTGGAACTGTTGCAGCGAAGCGGATTTGAGAATGTCGTCAGCCTCGACGGCGGCATCCTCGCCTGGGCCCAGAGGATCGATTCATCGATGCCAACGTATTAG
- a CDS encoding ABC transporter permease, producing MTLQRTRFRRLRDVVFYFVVAGLSANFILLIVLLLVADLMFTSPAEFVAALKKPEIQSAFRLTMTSCSIAAVLSLWIATPLGYALARYRFPGRAVIDTIVDIPIVLPPLVLGLSLLILFHQPFPFSQWLFPGSAWRLENWLQESLGFQVTFRWPAVILAQFAVACAFAVRTMRVTFDQIDPRAEDVARTLGCTRGQAFVYVALPQAWRGMIAAGTIAWARALGEFGPILVFAGSTRFRTEVLSTTVFLELSVGQLDAAVAVSLLMVAMAIIVLVTLRWIGAGLST from the coding sequence ATGACTCTCCAACGTACTCGCTTTCGCCGGTTGAGAGATGTCGTCTTCTATTTTGTCGTCGCGGGACTGTCGGCGAATTTCATTCTGCTGATCGTGTTGCTGTTGGTCGCCGACCTGATGTTTACGTCCCCGGCCGAATTTGTCGCAGCGTTAAAGAAGCCGGAGATTCAATCCGCCTTTCGCTTGACGATGACCAGCTGCTCGATTGCGGCGGTGCTGTCGCTGTGGATCGCAACGCCCCTTGGATACGCCCTTGCGCGCTACCGATTTCCTGGCCGCGCGGTGATCGACACGATCGTCGATATTCCGATCGTGCTGCCGCCGTTGGTTCTGGGACTGAGTCTATTGATTCTGTTCCACCAGCCGTTTCCATTTTCGCAGTGGCTCTTCCCCGGATCGGCTTGGCGGCTGGAAAACTGGTTGCAGGAATCGCTTGGTTTTCAGGTGACGTTTCGCTGGCCGGCGGTGATCTTGGCTCAGTTTGCCGTCGCGTGTGCGTTTGCCGTCCGAACGATGCGCGTGACGTTTGACCAGATCGACCCGCGAGCCGAAGACGTCGCCAGGACTCTCGGTTGCACGCGCGGCCAAGCGTTTGTGTATGTCGCGCTGCCACAAGCTTGGCGGGGAATGATCGCCGCCGGAACAATCGCCTGGGCTCGGGCGCTTGGCGAATTTGGCCCGATCCTTGTCTTCGCGGGGTCGACGCGGTTCCGAACCGAGGTCCTTTCGACAACCGTCTTTTTGGAATTGAGCGTCGGGCAATTGGATGCCGCCGTTGCCGTGTCGTTGTTGATGGTCGCGATGGCGATCATCGTCTTGGTGACGCTGCGTTGGATCGGTGCGGGGCTGTCGACATGA
- the modA gene encoding molybdate ABC transporter substrate-binding protein gives MSKTAFAMLGSVALVAVLVWLMVADGASNRNAPASASTSADPASSASDGLHIYCAASNQAVLEPIRHAYEQLTGIAISVQYGPSQTLLAQSELTGRGDLYLPADESYLATASERGLVAEILPLATMQAGLVVKRGNPKGIDDLQALLADDVRLVQANPDAAAVGKITRELLTQAGTWEAVAAATTAFRGTVTEVTNDVQVGAADAGIVYDAVLHPYPDLEFVEIEALREATSKVSLGVLQSSQEPAKSLHFARFVAARDQGLKVYAEHGFRVAAGDPWAEVPELSIFAGSMLRPAIEETIVAFEEREGVLVSRVYNGCGILVAQMQAGQQPDAYFACDVEFMNQVQDIFPDPVDVSQNELVILVPKGNPRKIATLADLRQPDLRVGIGHEKQCAMGWITQNVFRESGMQRELMSNVTVQTPTGDMLVNQLRTGSLDAAVVYLSNAAGSAEHFDAVQIQGIPCSTATQPWAVAKGSHYPQLASRLFEMLISSDSQAIFTAEGFRWKKGL, from the coding sequence ATGTCGAAAACCGCCTTTGCGATGTTGGGATCGGTTGCCTTGGTCGCTGTTCTGGTCTGGCTGATGGTTGCCGACGGAGCTTCGAATCGCAACGCGCCCGCTTCCGCATCCACTTCGGCTGACCCTGCGTCGTCCGCGTCGGACGGTTTGCACATCTATTGTGCGGCCAGCAACCAAGCGGTGCTCGAACCGATCCGGCACGCATACGAACAACTGACCGGCATTGCGATCAGCGTTCAATACGGTCCCTCGCAAACCTTGCTCGCCCAATCGGAACTGACCGGCAGAGGTGACCTGTATCTGCCCGCCGACGAGAGTTATCTAGCGACGGCAAGCGAGCGCGGCCTGGTTGCCGAGATCCTGCCTCTTGCGACGATGCAAGCCGGACTTGTCGTAAAGCGAGGAAATCCCAAGGGGATCGATGACCTGCAAGCACTTCTTGCCGATGACGTTCGTCTGGTGCAAGCGAATCCCGATGCCGCGGCGGTTGGCAAGATCACGCGTGAACTGTTGACGCAAGCTGGCACCTGGGAAGCGGTCGCCGCGGCAACCACTGCGTTCCGCGGAACGGTCACCGAGGTGACCAACGATGTTCAGGTGGGGGCTGCCGATGCTGGGATCGTCTACGATGCGGTCCTCCATCCCTACCCCGATCTCGAATTTGTCGAGATCGAGGCGCTCCGCGAGGCGACATCCAAGGTATCGCTTGGAGTGTTGCAGTCGTCGCAAGAACCAGCCAAGTCGCTACACTTTGCACGTTTTGTCGCAGCGAGGGACCAGGGTTTAAAGGTCTACGCCGAACATGGCTTCCGCGTGGCAGCGGGGGATCCATGGGCAGAGGTCCCCGAACTTTCGATCTTTGCAGGGTCGATGCTTCGCCCGGCGATCGAAGAGACGATCGTTGCGTTTGAAGAGCGCGAAGGAGTCCTCGTCTCGCGAGTCTACAACGGATGTGGGATCTTGGTTGCCCAGATGCAAGCCGGTCAACAACCCGACGCATATTTCGCCTGCGATGTCGAATTCATGAATCAAGTGCAAGACATCTTTCCCGATCCGGTCGACGTGTCGCAGAACGAACTTGTAATTCTTGTCCCCAAGGGGAACCCTCGAAAAATCGCGACGCTCGCCGATCTGCGGCAACCCGATTTGCGGGTTGGGATCGGGCACGAAAAGCAATGTGCGATGGGCTGGATTACGCAGAACGTCTTTCGCGAATCGGGGATGCAACGCGAACTGATGTCGAACGTCACGGTCCAGACTCCCACCGGCGATATGTTGGTCAACCAGCTGCGGACCGGATCGCTCGACGCGGCGGTCGTCTATTTGAGCAACGCCGCCGGATCGGCGGAACATTTTGATGCGGTGCAGATTCAAGGCATTCCCTGTTCGACGGCGACGCAACCTTGGGCTGTCGCAAAAGGTTCCCACTACCCGCAGCTCGCCAGCCGGCTGTTTGAAATGTTGATTTCGTCCGACAGCCAAGCCATATTTACGGCGGAAGGCTTCCGTTGGAAAAAGGGTCTCTAA
- a CDS encoding ABC transporter ATP-binding protein, with protein MIKIEDATIAAGSFSLRGLNLHVERGEYAVVMGKTGIGKTTILESICGLRKLRRGTIKIADVDVTRWSAADRNVGYVPQDLALFPTMTVRQHLQFAMWLRKTDTTKMEQRVTEIAGLLQIASLLDRSVRGLSGGEAQRVALGRALTYGPSVLLLDEPLSALDADTRLAAQSMLREINRQTGVTVLHVTHSQAEAQSLADRWFCIANDAGAANVQVST; from the coding sequence ATGATCAAGATCGAAGACGCAACCATCGCGGCCGGATCGTTTTCACTGCGTGGGCTCAACCTTCACGTAGAGAGGGGCGAATACGCCGTGGTGATGGGCAAGACGGGGATCGGCAAGACGACGATCCTTGAATCGATCTGCGGTTTGAGAAAGCTGCGCAGGGGGACGATCAAGATCGCCGACGTCGATGTAACCCGATGGTCCGCCGCGGATCGCAACGTCGGATACGTGCCGCAAGATCTCGCCCTGTTCCCCACGATGACCGTCCGCCAGCACTTGCAATTTGCGATGTGGCTGCGCAAAACCGACACCACAAAAATGGAGCAACGCGTCACCGAGATCGCAGGACTTTTGCAGATCGCGTCGCTGTTGGACCGTAGCGTTCGAGGCCTCAGCGGCGGCGAAGCTCAACGCGTGGCGCTCGGACGGGCGCTCACGTATGGCCCCTCGGTCCTGCTGCTCGACGAACCACTCAGCGCCCTCGATGCCGATACGCGACTTGCCGCGCAATCGATGTTGCGAGAGATCAACCGTCAAACCGGTGTCACCGTGTTGCATGTAACGCACAGCCAAGCCGAGGCGCAGTCGCTGGCCGACCGGTGGTTTTGTATCGCAAACGACGCCGGAGCGGCAAACGTGCAGGTGAGTACGTGA